The following proteins are encoded in a genomic region of Vibrio tasmaniensis:
- a CDS encoding GGDEF domain-containing protein, with product MVTVLKRLRDNLLTSVVLSLFISVFVVLSSVNDFVEKESVKFQSIKNVLIGNKSNLILIGMLTEQKINQESSPSMAEPVLKGSSAIYRYSAIDSTLSEQEVIIYETMSKVVSLVPQSINNNITVLYRSLDNQRLFSTREFSNLEVTSDFFSKKRCEQSGTCTLYATKNQLIDRIIVSPIYTDLLTGRTTLSISTPVYSDGLIIGEFIVDLYLDGEELLSGKELSTEMRGVYKATVIEELDYPLSNFSYVLEFITDNRSILIYKIPFAKLLIDTFWINGIIFCFIFTLLWKVNELGMKKEKLKDAERIATSDELTGLYNRSIFRDASFKQAVDIGSLSIIAIDGNKIKSINDTYGHAVGDEAIKHIAACMSRIFRESDYLIRTGGDEFLALLPNCDVEVAGILSEKLNSAVSSSSVAFSHVKVSISVGVVEQLMGETLESAISRADSELYKDKNLDE from the coding sequence ATGGTTACGGTGCTAAAAAGACTTAGAGATAATTTACTTACTTCTGTTGTGTTATCTCTATTTATTTCCGTATTTGTTGTTTTATCTTCAGTGAATGATTTTGTTGAGAAAGAGTCGGTGAAATTCCAGTCCATAAAAAACGTACTCATTGGTAATAAATCAAACTTGATATTGATTGGTATGCTAACCGAACAAAAAATTAATCAAGAAAGTAGTCCATCAATGGCAGAACCTGTACTTAAAGGGTCTTCCGCGATATATCGATACAGTGCTATTGACTCAACCTTATCAGAACAAGAGGTTATTATATATGAAACGATGAGCAAGGTAGTTAGTCTTGTCCCGCAAAGCATCAATAACAATATCACTGTTCTCTATCGCTCATTAGATAATCAGCGTCTCTTTTCTACAAGAGAGTTCAGCAACCTTGAAGTGACAAGTGATTTCTTTTCAAAGAAAAGATGTGAACAAAGTGGGACTTGCACGTTATACGCTACTAAAAACCAACTCATAGACAGAATTATTGTATCACCAATATATACAGATTTACTGACCGGTAGAACGACATTAAGTATATCAACTCCTGTATATTCTGATGGTTTGATTATCGGGGAATTTATCGTTGATCTATATTTAGATGGCGAAGAGTTATTATCGGGAAAAGAATTGAGTACAGAGATGAGAGGAGTTTATAAAGCGACAGTTATCGAGGAACTTGATTATCCGTTATCAAATTTCTCATATGTATTAGAGTTTATAACCGATAATCGTTCTATATTGATTTACAAAATCCCATTTGCAAAACTATTAATTGATACGTTTTGGATTAACGGGATTATTTTCTGTTTCATATTTACACTGTTGTGGAAAGTTAATGAATTAGGTATGAAAAAAGAAAAGTTAAAAGATGCAGAAAGAATCGCTACAAGTGATGAACTTACTGGGCTATATAATCGTTCAATTTTTAGAGATGCATCTTTTAAGCAAGCCGTTGATATAGGCTCATTATCCATTATTGCTATAGATGGAAACAAAATAAAGTCGATTAATGATACATATGGGCATGCAGTCGGTGATGAAGCCATTAAACATATTGCAGCCTGTATGAGCCGTATCTTTAGGGAAAGTGATTATTTAATTCGAACCGGAGGAGATGAGTTTTTGGCATTACTACCTAACTGTGATGTTGAGGTTGCAGGGATCTTATCTGAAAAATTGAATAGTGCCGTTTCTTCATCAAGTGTGGCCTTTAGCCATGTAAAAGTCAGTATCAGCGTTGGAGTGGTTGAGCAACTGATGGGGGAGACTCTAGAGTCTGCTATAAGCCGAGCCGATTCAGAGCTTTATAAGGACAAAAACCTTGATGAATAA
- a CDS encoding ATP-binding protein, which yields MSEPGGNLTFLVKFGVSMRFFILLSSLVFVSFSSYSQVEELSLSALDRDFLATHRVISVGLLSHAWAPYVIDDEPSVSFGINNDYMQNIAQILGVKLKYRSYPSVVSLLDAVDAGSVDIALGIRYTKDRGDVFIFSAPFYQGSAATWHRNKKAQFISPQLLSWSCVEGSVYCGILEEKKISNIVSVKHFDQAIALVNSGVVDAIAANFVSINSYLNDHDVIRGAVKMPDWLETDAVHAIGNKNKKRLLTLIDKVLKLERQGLNQPSIRSLNPYHLSEQLARAYKQTRKIDTGIEYSMPFDLYPLSFKNSKNQVDGYFHDFMELLQARSGLQFSLKQSDQGVTWQQLDRGDIEMFPIVKGVGVDDQKYITSEPFFTQVYWPVVKNPGIIARLFKSPNRDAKAGVLTNSSSKKFAYIEMIVKGDVIPYDDVQKLLDDLTNNQIEVAYLPQDITQSLVIQDKNDEFLFDPDLAIELDLVFVMQKSNLLLQTLINSVLNTIDNSEIEKLKHGYRQFKVINGFDKQDVYIIGGGLTFFIFILGTLIYFVIANLKLKMRVTQQLAESAESEKEWLKSIVKELPSTIFIQDEQNEIVHTNCKYYLANKCVGCSLLVKNDCDNSAVRTSKSVIEGDTSLTDNYEARNCLIGIEQVERTRKKLNSPISGKGYVLSVLNDVTEQKQYEEQLIEAKKASELATKMREQFLATMSHELRTPIAALSSSLEMIDRLNKDEKLALITPLAQQSCVHLNRLVDEILDFSKLNANELSIEPTELNFLQLVNETTKPFESRAQEKDLQFTVNIVQNDSSVIMVDGVRFTQIVNNLLSNAIKFTKTGSINIRSHIFADTLHFSIKDTGIGMSKLQLSDAFKPFSQADNSIERSYGGTGLGLSIVDQLVKNMGGKIMVESARNQGTLIEITLPVSVVTKPELHKNLNVEQNAEDDTQREFETLDLKVLVAEDNAINRHLMKMQLKEMGIDPVVCVNGQEAYALLNRPESQFDALITDCHMPILNGYELAFITRSNEKLANLLIIGCTAEDPRLTEKKNGQNSFDVLLHKPYGIEDLYRPLNHLQKKKNKKFKELYPEIQWLGAFPHQEAITIADIFKVSMEEDLQALSLAESEMKIRSIAHRIKGGCFSVGVDELGKHAGELETSTSSEIEAIREELKGKMNVEINRIKAWCQNNG from the coding sequence TTGTCTGAACCAGGCGGTAATCTAACTTTCTTAGTCAAGTTCGGTGTTTCTATGCGTTTTTTCATTCTTTTATCATCCCTGGTTTTTGTCTCTTTTTCTTCATATTCTCAAGTCGAAGAATTGTCACTTAGTGCACTAGATCGTGATTTTCTAGCAACACACCGAGTGATCTCTGTTGGTTTGTTATCACATGCTTGGGCGCCGTACGTTATAGATGATGAGCCAAGTGTGTCTTTTGGCATTAATAATGACTACATGCAGAATATTGCTCAAATACTAGGGGTTAAGCTTAAATATCGGTCTTACCCATCTGTAGTCTCTTTATTGGATGCGGTTGATGCAGGCAGCGTAGATATTGCCTTAGGTATTAGATACACAAAAGATAGAGGAGATGTATTTATATTTTCAGCCCCTTTTTACCAAGGCAGTGCAGCTACGTGGCACCGTAATAAAAAAGCGCAATTTATTTCACCGCAATTGCTTAGTTGGAGTTGTGTCGAGGGTTCGGTTTATTGTGGAATTCTTGAAGAAAAAAAAATCTCTAACATTGTCTCTGTTAAGCATTTTGATCAGGCAATCGCTTTAGTGAATAGCGGTGTGGTAGATGCTATTGCAGCAAATTTTGTTTCTATCAATTCTTACCTTAATGACCATGATGTTATTCGTGGTGCTGTCAAAATGCCTGACTGGTTAGAAACCGATGCTGTTCATGCCATTGGTAATAAAAATAAAAAACGACTTCTAACATTAATAGATAAAGTTCTTAAGCTAGAAAGACAAGGCTTGAATCAACCATCTATTCGTTCATTAAACCCATATCACCTTAGTGAACAGCTTGCTCGTGCTTATAAACAAACTCGAAAGATTGATACTGGCATTGAATACTCAATGCCATTTGATCTTTATCCGTTGTCTTTCAAAAATTCTAAAAACCAAGTTGATGGATATTTCCATGATTTTATGGAGCTGCTACAAGCTCGTTCAGGTTTGCAATTCTCGCTAAAGCAATCAGATCAAGGCGTCACTTGGCAGCAGCTAGATAGAGGTGATATTGAAATGTTTCCGATAGTAAAAGGTGTTGGCGTTGATGACCAAAAATATATTACCTCTGAGCCGTTTTTTACTCAGGTTTATTGGCCTGTAGTTAAGAACCCAGGGATTATCGCTCGGCTATTTAAGTCACCAAATAGGGATGCGAAAGCTGGTGTATTAACTAACTCCAGTTCCAAAAAATTTGCATATATAGAAATGATTGTAAAGGGGGATGTGATTCCATATGACGATGTACAAAAGCTTCTGGATGACCTAACCAATAACCAGATAGAAGTAGCATATCTACCACAAGACATAACGCAGTCTTTAGTTATACAAGACAAAAATGATGAGTTCTTATTTGACCCTGATCTGGCAATCGAACTCGACCTCGTTTTTGTTATGCAGAAGAGTAACTTGTTATTGCAGACATTAATAAACAGTGTTCTGAATACCATTGATAACAGTGAAATTGAAAAACTAAAGCATGGATATCGCCAGTTTAAAGTTATAAACGGTTTTGATAAGCAAGATGTCTACATCATCGGTGGCGGCCTCACGTTCTTCATTTTTATCTTGGGTACGTTAATCTATTTTGTAATCGCAAACCTGAAGTTGAAAATGCGAGTTACACAGCAACTTGCAGAGTCAGCTGAATCAGAAAAGGAATGGTTGAAGAGCATTGTTAAAGAGCTACCTAGTACTATTTTCATTCAAGATGAACAAAATGAAATTGTTCATACTAATTGCAAATATTACTTAGCGAATAAGTGTGTCGGTTGCTCACTATTGGTCAAAAATGATTGTGATAATAGTGCTGTCCGTACTTCAAAATCGGTCATAGAAGGTGACACATCATTGACCGATAACTACGAAGCTCGGAATTGCTTGATCGGTATCGAACAGGTTGAAAGAACACGGAAGAAACTTAACTCACCGATCAGTGGGAAAGGTTATGTGCTTTCAGTTCTAAATGATGTGACAGAGCAGAAACAGTATGAAGAACAATTGATTGAAGCGAAAAAAGCATCAGAGCTTGCTACCAAAATGCGTGAGCAGTTTCTCGCCACTATGAGCCATGAATTAAGAACGCCGATTGCAGCGTTAAGCAGTTCGTTGGAAATGATCGATCGCCTCAATAAAGATGAAAAACTTGCTCTTATTACACCATTAGCTCAGCAATCCTGTGTGCACCTGAACCGATTAGTCGATGAAATATTGGACTTCTCAAAGCTGAATGCGAATGAACTTTCAATTGAGCCTACAGAACTGAATTTCTTACAGCTGGTGAATGAAACGACTAAGCCGTTTGAATCTCGAGCCCAAGAAAAAGATCTACAATTTACTGTCAATATTGTTCAAAACGATTCAAGCGTCATCATGGTTGATGGAGTGAGATTCACCCAAATTGTAAATAATCTACTCTCTAATGCGATTAAGTTTACTAAGACTGGAAGCATCAATATTCGCAGTCATATTTTCGCAGATACGCTACATTTCAGTATAAAAGACACCGGAATTGGTATGTCAAAACTGCAGTTATCCGATGCGTTTAAACCATTTTCACAAGCCGATAATTCAATTGAACGAAGTTATGGAGGAACAGGATTAGGCTTAAGTATTGTTGATCAACTTGTGAAAAATATGGGCGGAAAAATTATGGTTGAAAGTGCGAGAAACCAAGGTACTTTAATTGAAATTACCTTACCTGTAAGTGTTGTTACTAAGCCTGAGTTGCATAAAAACCTTAATGTTGAACAGAATGCTGAGGACGATACTCAGCGAGAATTTGAAACTCTAGATCTAAAAGTTTTGGTTGCAGAAGATAACGCTATCAACCGGCATCTGATGAAAATGCAGCTGAAAGAAATGGGGATTGACCCAGTGGTATGTGTCAATGGACAAGAAGCATACGCGTTACTGAATCGACCTGAGAGTCAGTTTGATGCGCTGATTACGGATTGTCACATGCCAATATTAAACGGGTATGAATTGGCATTTATTACTCGCTCCAATGAAAAATTAGCCAATCTGTTAATTATAGGTTGCACGGCAGAAGATCCTCGACTTACCGAAAAGAAAAATGGACAAAACTCATTCGACGTTCTTCTTCATAAGCCTTACGGAATAGAAGATCTTTATCGGCCTTTAAATCACTTACAAAAGAAAAAAAACAAAAAATTTAAAGAACTATATCCAGAAATCCAGTGGTTAGGTGCATTCCCCCATCAAGAGGCCATTACTATCGCCGATATTTTTAAGGTGTCAATGGAAGAAGATCTCCAGGCGTTAAGCCTTGCTGAATCAGAAATGAAAATACGTTCAATCGCACATCGAATTAAAGGAGGTTGCTTCTCTGTTGGGGTTGACGAATTAGGAAAACATGCAGGCGAATTAGAAACATCGACTAGTTCAGAAATTGAGGCTATCAGGGAAGAGCTAAAGGGAAAAATGAATGTTGAAATCAATAGAATTAAAGCGTGGTGTCAAAATAATGGATAA
- a CDS encoding response regulator transcription factor — protein sequence MHSEEVNCLVVDDHPLVCVAIETLLKSTDYIKSVTCVHSSSTAHKVLKNNAINLLVLDVNLGDSDGFDFLRRAKAHGYTGRVLFISSSDNSIHINTAFKMGADGYLCKSENLHLIADAIDSIVKGYSIFKFRNTSEKIGKSELSKRETVVFNYLVQGKSNKYIADVLSISSKTVSTYKRRILDKYKVTSVIDLIKASEY from the coding sequence ATGCATAGCGAGGAAGTTAACTGCTTGGTGGTAGACGACCATCCTTTAGTCTGTGTAGCGATTGAGACATTATTAAAAAGCACAGATTATATTAAGTCAGTAACCTGTGTTCACAGCAGTAGTACAGCTCATAAAGTATTAAAAAACAATGCTATCAATTTACTTGTTTTAGATGTCAATTTAGGTGATTCCGATGGCTTCGACTTTTTGAGAAGAGCAAAAGCCCATGGGTATACCGGTAGAGTTTTATTTATTTCATCTAGTGATAATTCTATTCACATTAATACAGCATTTAAAATGGGAGCAGATGGGTATCTCTGCAAGTCAGAGAATTTACATTTAATAGCTGATGCCATTGATAGTATTGTTAAAGGTTATTCAATTTTTAAATTTAGAAATACAAGTGAAAAAATTGGGAAAAGTGAACTCTCTAAAAGAGAGACGGTAGTGTTTAATTATTTAGTCCAAGGTAAATCAAATAAATATATCGCGGATGTATTGTCAATAAGTTCAAAAACAGTGAGTACCTATAAAAGAAGAATTTTAGACAAGTATAAAGTAACTAGTGTTATAGACCTGATCAAAGCGAGTGAATATTAA
- a CDS encoding EAL domain-containing response regulator — MLKSIELKRGVKIMDNINILIVDDQPLQVHVLEWLLRDIGMTEVDSCLSGKDAIQLSKVNQYDLIFVDLSMPDIDGVELLVELNNIGYVGGIAILSAVDVSVLNTVGYLCHRLKFGFVQELSKPCQTMDLNSLLNDFLNSRPKKGAISDLYLPSQLELQEAINKGQFINHYQPQFDFNSSKLVGVEALVRWQHPRKGLIPPSLFLSQIEMFGMDKELFDAVLSNVLTDISLGYIVCSVSINVGQANIDDSHFSDHILDSCLKFNVDPANLVLELTETDAYNDNINILKNLARLRLNRVGVSIDDFGTGYSSLIKLAHLPFTEMKIDRGFVTDCINDETKKTIIEATANLAKKLNIQTVAEGIEDQNTWNLVHQFGVDICQGYFTGKPVPIEEITSLCAATRNNNCDA, encoded by the coding sequence ATGTTGAAATCAATAGAATTAAAGCGTGGTGTCAAAATAATGGATAACATAAATATACTCATTGTCGATGACCAACCATTGCAGGTTCATGTACTGGAATGGCTTTTACGTGATATAGGAATGACAGAAGTAGACAGTTGTCTATCTGGGAAAGATGCAATTCAACTTAGTAAGGTAAATCAATATGACTTGATATTTGTTGACCTGAGTATGCCTGACATTGATGGTGTAGAGCTACTGGTTGAATTAAATAATATTGGTTATGTCGGCGGGATAGCTATTTTAAGTGCAGTTGATGTGTCGGTATTAAATACCGTTGGTTACCTTTGCCATAGATTGAAATTCGGTTTTGTTCAGGAGTTAAGCAAACCTTGCCAAACTATGGATTTGAACTCGTTACTCAATGACTTTTTAAATAGCCGACCGAAGAAAGGAGCAATTTCAGATCTATATTTGCCTAGTCAATTGGAACTGCAAGAGGCTATCAATAAGGGACAGTTTATTAATCATTATCAACCTCAATTTGACTTTAATAGCAGTAAGCTTGTCGGTGTGGAAGCTTTAGTTCGTTGGCAGCATCCTAGAAAAGGTTTAATTCCACCTAGTCTATTTCTTTCTCAAATAGAAATGTTCGGAATGGATAAAGAGCTGTTTGATGCGGTTTTGTCTAACGTACTCACCGATATTTCACTAGGCTATATTGTTTGTTCAGTATCCATCAATGTTGGACAAGCCAATATTGATGATAGCCACTTTTCAGATCATATACTCGACTCTTGCCTGAAGTTTAATGTAGACCCCGCCAATTTGGTGCTTGAGTTGACTGAAACTGATGCTTATAACGACAACATTAACATACTCAAAAATTTAGCTAGGTTACGTCTAAATCGAGTTGGCGTTTCTATCGATGACTTTGGGACTGGTTACTCGTCACTTATTAAATTAGCTCATTTACCTTTTACTGAGATGAAAATTGATAGGGGATTTGTGACAGATTGTATCAATGACGAAACAAAAAAGACCATTATTGAAGCAACTGCGAACCTAGCAAAAAAGCTAAATATTCAAACTGTGGCAGAAGGAATAGAAGACCAGAATACGTGGAATCTTGTGCATCAGTTTGGTGTCGATATTTGTCAAGGGTACTTCACCGGTAAGCCCGTTCCGATAGAAGAAATCACATCATTATGTGCAGCGACAAGGAACAATAACTGTGATGCATAG
- a CDS encoding response regulator transcription factor, which produces MSITQPKRCLVIDSFPLVRETLSQHLLSIDNVTEVKESSSVADALSQLKKEQFDLLTVDVELGRDNGFELMKRAKATGYQGKILFISRFDYSLHSALAKKNGANGYISKTEPTLIVRDAMTHILRGYNLFKQDDSNVDVKAKNLSSRELTVYHYLIDGYSNKQIAEILFLSEKTISTYKSRVLSKFSASTVVELIKVSEFMSVQNNH; this is translated from the coding sequence ATGTCAATCACTCAACCTAAACGTTGCTTAGTCATTGATAGTTTTCCACTTGTTCGTGAGACATTAAGCCAGCATTTATTAAGCATCGATAATGTAACTGAAGTTAAAGAGTCCAGCTCAGTCGCCGATGCCTTATCTCAACTGAAAAAGGAACAGTTCGACCTATTAACAGTGGATGTGGAGTTAGGTAGGGATAATGGTTTTGAGCTAATGAAGCGTGCGAAAGCAACAGGTTATCAAGGAAAGATTCTATTTATCTCAAGGTTCGACTACAGCCTTCATTCTGCACTAGCAAAAAAAAATGGCGCTAATGGGTACATCAGTAAAACAGAACCTACTCTTATTGTACGTGATGCAATGACTCATATTCTTCGCGGATACAACCTGTTCAAACAAGATGATTCTAACGTCGATGTTAAGGCTAAGAACCTATCAAGCAGAGAATTGACAGTGTACCACTACCTAATAGATGGCTATAGCAATAAGCAAATTGCGGAAATACTCTTTCTAAGTGAAAAGACCATAAGCACTTATAAATCACGAGTACTTTCAAAGTTTTCCGCGTCTACTGTCGTAGAATTGATCAAAGTGAGCGAGTTCATGTCGGTGCAGAACAATCACTAA
- the adhE gene encoding bifunctional acetaldehyde-CoA/alcohol dehydrogenase encodes MPVTNLAELDALVARVKAAQEEFATFSQEKVDAIFRAASLAANHARIPLAQQAVAESGMGIVEDKVIKNHFASEFIYNKYKDEKTCGILDEDESLGTMTIAEPVGIICGIVPTTNPTSTAIFKSLISLKTRNGIIFSPHPRAKNSTNDAAKLVLDAAVAAGAPKDIIGWIDQPSVELSNALMKHDGIALILATGGPGMVKAAYSSGKPAIGVGAGNVPVVIDETADIKRAVASILMSKTFDNGVVCASEQAAIVVGEVYDEVKERFASHKAHVLSKADADKVRKVLLIDGNLNAKIVGQPAPAIAEMAGVKVPADTKVLVGEGLGKVSYDDEFAHEKLSPTLGLFRADDFEDAVAQAVTMVEIGGIGHTSGLYTNQDTNADRIRYFGDKMKTARILINIPTTHGGIGDLYNFNVAPSLTLGCGSWGGNSISENVGPKHLINKKTVAKRAENMLWHKLPKSIYFRRGSLPIAMSDLEGKKRAFLVTDRFLFNNGYADDVVQILKAQGIEVQVFFDVEADPTLSVVEKGAEAMKSFQPDVILALGGGSPMDAAKIMWVMYEHPETHFEELAMRFMDIRKRIYKFPKMGQKAELVCITTTSGTGSEVTPFAVVTDDKTGAKYPLADYEITPNMAVVDANLVMNMPKSLTAFGGYDAVTHALEAYVSVLANEYSDGQALQALKMLKEYLPSSYKNGSADPIAREKVHNAATIAGIAFANAFLGVCHSMAHKIGAEFHLPHGLANALLISNVVRYNANDNPTKQTAFSQYDRPQARRRYAEVADHLGLSQAGDRTAQKIERLLTWLEELKVDLDIPLSIQAAGVNESDFIAKLDELAVEAFDDQCTGANPRYPLITELKEVLTTSYFGKAYVEGETFEGTTVILKKADQKPAEEKAAPKAKKEKANA; translated from the coding sequence CTTGCTGCTAACCACGCTCGTATTCCACTTGCTCAACAAGCAGTTGCTGAATCTGGAATGGGTATTGTTGAAGATAAGGTTATCAAAAACCACTTTGCATCTGAATTTATCTACAACAAATACAAAGACGAAAAAACATGTGGCATTCTTGATGAAGATGAAAGCCTAGGCACAATGACTATCGCTGAGCCTGTAGGTATCATCTGTGGTATCGTTCCAACAACGAACCCAACTTCTACAGCAATCTTCAAATCTCTAATCTCTCTTAAAACACGTAACGGCATCATCTTCTCGCCACACCCACGTGCAAAGAACTCAACGAACGATGCAGCTAAACTGGTTCTAGACGCAGCAGTAGCAGCGGGCGCTCCAAAAGACATCATCGGTTGGATTGACCAACCATCTGTAGAACTTTCTAACGCGCTTATGAAGCACGACGGTATTGCACTTATCCTTGCTACTGGTGGTCCAGGCATGGTTAAAGCGGCATACTCTTCTGGTAAGCCTGCTATCGGTGTTGGTGCTGGTAACGTTCCTGTAGTTATCGATGAAACAGCTGACATCAAACGTGCTGTAGCATCTATCCTTATGTCTAAAACATTCGATAACGGCGTTGTATGTGCTTCTGAGCAAGCAGCAATCGTTGTTGGCGAAGTATATGACGAAGTTAAAGAGCGTTTCGCTTCTCACAAAGCTCACGTTTTATCTAAAGCTGACGCTGATAAAGTACGTAAAGTACTGCTTATCGACGGCAACCTAAACGCTAAAATCGTAGGTCAACCTGCTCCAGCAATCGCTGAAATGGCGGGTGTTAAAGTTCCTGCTGATACAAAAGTACTTGTAGGTGAAGGTCTTGGTAAAGTTTCTTACGATGACGAATTCGCTCACGAGAAACTGTCTCCTACTCTAGGTCTATTCCGTGCAGACGACTTCGAAGATGCTGTTGCTCAAGCTGTAACTATGGTTGAAATCGGTGGTATCGGTCACACATCTGGTCTTTACACTAACCAAGATACTAACGCAGACCGCATCCGTTACTTCGGTGACAAGATGAAGACTGCTCGTATCCTAATTAACATCCCTACTACTCACGGTGGTATCGGTGACCTGTACAACTTCAACGTTGCACCTTCTCTAACTCTAGGTTGTGGTTCATGGGGTGGTAACTCTATCTCTGAGAACGTAGGTCCTAAGCACCTTATCAACAAGAAAACTGTAGCGAAGCGAGCTGAAAACATGTTGTGGCACAAACTACCTAAGTCTATCTACTTCCGTCGTGGTAGCCTTCCAATCGCAATGAGCGACCTAGAAGGTAAGAAACGCGCATTCCTAGTAACTGACCGTTTCCTATTCAACAACGGTTACGCAGATGACGTAGTACAAATCCTGAAAGCACAGGGTATTGAAGTTCAAGTATTCTTCGATGTAGAAGCGGATCCAACACTGTCTGTTGTTGAGAAAGGCGCTGAAGCAATGAAGAGCTTCCAACCTGACGTAATCCTTGCTCTAGGTGGCGGTTCTCCAATGGATGCTGCTAAGATCATGTGGGTTATGTACGAGCACCCAGAAACTCACTTCGAAGAACTAGCAATGCGCTTTATGGACATCCGTAAACGTATCTACAAGTTCCCTAAAATGGGTCAGAAAGCTGAGCTAGTATGTATCACTACTACTTCAGGTACGGGTTCAGAAGTTACTCCATTCGCAGTTGTTACTGACGACAAGACTGGTGCTAAGTACCCACTAGCGGATTACGAAATCACGCCAAACATGGCTGTTGTTGATGCTAACTTAGTAATGAACATGCCTAAGTCTCTAACAGCGTTCGGTGGTTACGATGCAGTAACTCACGCTCTTGAAGCTTACGTATCAGTTCTTGCGAACGAATACTCAGATGGTCAAGCTCTACAAGCTCTTAAGATGCTTAAAGAATACCTACCATCAAGCTACAAAAACGGTTCAGCAGACCCAATCGCTCGTGAGAAAGTACACAACGCTGCAACGATTGCTGGTATTGCCTTTGCGAACGCATTCCTGGGTGTATGTCACTCAATGGCTCACAAAATTGGTGCTGAGTTCCACCTACCACACGGTCTTGCAAACGCACTACTTATCTCAAACGTTGTTCGTTACAACGCGAACGATAACCCAACTAAGCAGACAGCATTCTCTCAGTACGACCGCCCACAAGCACGTCGTCGTTATGCTGAAGTTGCTGACCACCTAGGCCTAAGCCAAGCTGGTGACCGTACTGCGCAGAAGATTGAACGTCTACTGACTTGGTTAGAAGAGCTTAAAGTTGACCTAGACATCCCACTGTCTATCCAAGCTGCGGGTGTTAACGAGTCTGACTTCATCGCTAAACTAGACGAGCTAGCTGTTGAAGCGTTCGATGACCAGTGTACAGGTGCTAACCCACGTTACCCTCTAATCACTGAGCTTAAAGAAGTTCTAACAACGTCTTACTTCGGTAAAGCATACGTTGAAGGTGAAACTTTTGAAGGTACGACTGTAATTTTGAAGAAAGCTGACCAAAAGCCAGCTGAAGAAAAAGCAGCACCAAAAGCTAAAAAAGAAAAAGCTAACGCATAA
- a CDS encoding LysR family transcriptional regulator: MINDLNYNLLRELSLLYRHRSMKTVAKKLGVTESAVSKRLAHLRTHFDDPLFVRISGSLEPTHFLDGIMPGVNQGLELLNQSLRQTQKFVAAEYGETIRIAIHSLTMERYGLEIYNAIRKKFPKPLISIETWSSQTENDILDNRIQIGINFFHEERRKSLYQSRLAEIKTVVVVASDSPVSSWDEAIKLPFIFFRVPGWNDERHWFSEACAKKGIFFDYQAKTDDIAIACQLVNQNGMAVISLERVVEHSDLKSIEVPSEFAFDIPIITCCRLINRTHPLHDTLIDIIQDIVV, from the coding sequence ATGATTAATGATTTGAACTACAACCTTCTGCGTGAGCTTTCTTTGTTATACCGACATAGAAGCATGAAGACTGTAGCGAAAAAACTAGGCGTCACGGAGAGTGCAGTAAGTAAGCGTTTAGCTCATTTAAGAACGCACTTTGATGACCCCTTGTTTGTTCGTATTTCAGGTTCATTAGAGCCGACCCATTTTCTTGACGGCATCATGCCTGGTGTCAATCAAGGGTTAGAATTATTGAATCAATCATTGCGTCAAACCCAGAAATTTGTTGCTGCTGAATATGGCGAAACAATTAGAATTGCTATTCATTCGTTGACTATGGAACGTTATGGCTTAGAAATTTATAATGCCATAAGAAAAAAATTCCCTAAGCCTTTAATTTCTATTGAGACATGGTCATCCCAAACCGAAAATGACATTTTAGATAACCGTATACAAATAGGGATCAACTTCTTTCATGAAGAACGTAGAAAATCCCTTTATCAGTCTCGTTTAGCCGAGATCAAAACCGTCGTTGTTGTTGCTTCTGACAGCCCTGTGAGTTCATGGGATGAAGCTATCAAACTTCCTTTCATTTTCTTCCGTGTTCCGGGTTGGAATGATGAGCGGCATTGGTTTTCAGAAGCTTGTGCCAAAAAGGGTATTTTTTTTGATTACCAAGCTAAAACGGACGATATTGCTATCGCATGCCAGCTAGTCAATCAAAATGGCATGGCAGTGATCAGTTTAGAGCGAGTAGTTGAACACTCTGATCTTAAAAGTATCGAAGTTCCAAGTGAGTTTGCCTTCGACATCCCAATTATCACGTGTTGTCGATTGATTAATAGAACTCATCCGTTGCACGATACCTTGATTGATATTATTCAAGATATTGTCGTTTAG